A stretch of the Streptomyces venezuelae genome encodes the following:
- a CDS encoding Ku protein: MRSIWNGAISFGLVSIPIKLVNATENHSISFRQIHLADGGRIRYRKVCELDGEELEASEIGKGYEEADGSIIPITDADLAQLPLPTAKTIEIVSFVPASEIDPLQMDAAYYLEANGVPAAKPYTLLREALKRSEKVAIAKFALRGRERLGMLRVVDEVIAMHGLLWPDEIRSPEGVAPEAKVTVRDAELDLADALMATLGEVDVASLHDDYREAVEAMLAAKSGEAIERELPAEAEGAASGQVIDLMAALERSVRAAKASRGEAAESGDSEAGAAAVTPIGRKRAGSARSAGSTGSAPKAVGGKKSTAAGAKKTAAASSARKSTSKTAKSPATAAKKTTATRTSTSTTAKSTGKDSAAGAKKKATAKKATPRKRTSA; encoded by the coding sequence GTGCGATCCATCTGGAACGGTGCGATCTCCTTCGGTTTGGTCAGCATTCCGATCAAGCTGGTGAACGCCACCGAGAACCACTCGATCTCCTTCCGCCAGATCCACCTGGCCGACGGCGGCCGGATCCGCTACCGGAAGGTCTGCGAGCTGGACGGGGAGGAGCTGGAGGCGTCGGAGATCGGCAAGGGGTACGAGGAGGCGGACGGGTCGATCATCCCGATCACGGATGCGGACCTCGCGCAGCTGCCGCTGCCGACGGCGAAGACGATCGAGATCGTGTCGTTCGTACCGGCCTCGGAGATCGACCCGCTCCAGATGGACGCCGCGTACTACCTGGAGGCGAACGGGGTTCCGGCCGCCAAGCCGTACACGCTGCTGCGGGAGGCGCTGAAGCGGAGCGAGAAGGTGGCCATCGCGAAGTTCGCGCTGCGCGGGCGGGAGCGGCTGGGGATGCTGCGGGTGGTCGACGAGGTCATCGCCATGCACGGGCTGCTCTGGCCGGACGAGATCCGCTCCCCGGAAGGCGTCGCACCGGAGGCCAAGGTCACCGTACGGGACGCCGAACTCGACCTGGCGGACGCGCTGATGGCGACGCTGGGCGAGGTGGACGTGGCCTCCCTGCACGACGACTACCGCGAGGCCGTGGAGGCGATGCTGGCGGCGAAGTCGGGCGAGGCGATCGAGCGGGAGCTGCCGGCCGAGGCGGAGGGGGCGGCGAGCGGGCAGGTGATCGACCTGATGGCGGCGCTGGAGCGGAGCGTACGGGCGGCGAAGGCCTCGCGGGGCGAGGCGGCGGAGTCCGGGGACTCGGAGGCCGGGGCGGCGGCCGTGACGCCGATCGGGCGGAAGCGGGCCGGGTCGGCACGGTCGGCCGGGTCGACTGGGTCGGCTCCGAAGGCGGTGGGCGGGAAGAAGTCGACGGCGGCGGGCGCGAAGAAGACGGCAGCGGCGTCCTCGGCCCGGAAGTCGACCTCGAAGACGGCCAAGTCTCCGGCGACGGCGGCGAAGAAGACGACCGCCACGAGAACGAGCACGAGCACGACCGCGAAGTCGACGGGCAAGGATTCGGCGGCGGGCGCGAAGAAGAAGGCGACGGCCAAGAAGGCCACCCCGCGCAAACGCACCTCCGCCTGA
- a CDS encoding nuclease-related domain-containing protein, translated as MARTSRGLRVRPAGRLSRGRLYVSTPDGRSVAWYDRETGRVSVLAEDQCDAVLAVLRPYLTGSYTVGPPPVPSRADLRRLALHPDDDLAPNRPGEPLLGELAHGIRAIAARPRQRLRQDLLAQQRMGAELDELEGAGWRILHGVPLPGAGHIDHLLIGPAGVLCVRSVPGRRQRARIGDLLTTVGRAEPRPDPRWIRRAAERAGRALAVAVTPALAVVDASRIEIAPTVRDIRILRPGATATLAQEAGVLKPPETEALYAAARSIHTWLPGSPGRRGT; from the coding sequence ATGGCGAGGACTTCGCGCGGACTGAGGGTCCGGCCGGCCGGCCGGCTCAGCCGGGGGCGGCTGTACGTCAGCACACCCGACGGGCGCAGCGTGGCCTGGTACGACCGGGAGACCGGCCGGGTCAGCGTGCTCGCGGAGGACCAGTGCGATGCGGTACTGGCGGTCCTGCGCCCGTACCTGACCGGCAGCTACACCGTGGGCCCGCCGCCGGTGCCGTCCCGGGCCGACCTCAGACGCCTGGCCCTGCACCCGGACGACGATCTGGCCCCCAACCGGCCGGGCGAGCCGCTGCTCGGCGAACTCGCCCACGGCATCCGGGCCATCGCCGCCCGCCCCCGGCAACGGCTGCGGCAGGACCTCCTGGCCCAGCAGCGGATGGGCGCCGAGCTGGACGAACTGGAGGGCGCGGGCTGGCGGATCCTGCACGGCGTGCCGCTGCCGGGCGCCGGGCACATCGACCACCTGCTGATCGGGCCCGCCGGGGTGCTGTGCGTCCGCTCGGTTCCGGGCCGCCGCCAACGCGCCCGGATAGGGGACCTCCTGACCACCGTCGGCCGCGCCGAACCGCGCCCGGACCCCCGCTGGATCCGCCGCGCGGCCGAGCGCGCCGGCCGGGCCCTGGCGGTCGCGGTGACCCCGGCACTGGCCGTGGTCGACGCCTCCCGCATCGAGATCGCGCCCACCGTCCGCGACATCCGCATCCTGCGCCCCGGCGCCACCGCCACGCTTGCGCAGGAGGCCGGCGTCCTGAAACCTCCGGAGACCGAGGCCCTGTACGCCGCGGCCCGCAGCATCCACACCTGGCTCCCGGGCAGCCCGGGCCGACGCGGGACCTGA